The Deltaproteobacteria bacterium region AAGGATTTTCGTCAGAAAAAGATTGACAAGGAATGGAAGTTTGTGCTTTTTTATACAAACTCAAAAATCTGGAAAATCAAAAAATCCCTGAGTTTAAACAACCTAGTCGAAAGGAGATCACTTTATGGCTGCGCAACTGATCAAGGGCATGCCCATTGCCAATAAGATCCGCGAGGAGATTATCGCGGAGGTGGAAAAGCTCAAAGGCAAAGGCATTAACCCCAAGCTGGCCGTGCTGCTCGTGGGGGACGATGAGGCTTCTGTGGTCTATGCCCGGTCCAAGGAGAAGGTCGGAGACAAGTTGGGTATTGGCGTGGAACTGACGGTCAAACCGGCTGACACCTCTGAGGAGGTGGTGCTGGGTATCATTGACGAGTTCAATGCTGATGAGAGCGTTCATGGCATCCTGGTCGAACTACCCCTGCCCAAGGCCATCAGCAAGGAGAGGGTCATGGCCCACCTGGACCCGAAAAAAGACGTGGACGGGGTGCACCCGATCAATCGAGGCTACCTCTTAGGCGGGCAGGAAGACCTGGCCCTCATCCCGGCCACGCCTCTGGCCTGCGTGGAACTGATGGCCCGGTCCGGGGTGGAAATCAGAGGCAAGAGGGTTACGCTGGTCGGTCGAGGCGATACGGTCGGGCGGCCCCTGGCCTCGCTGCTCATCAAGCGGGACGCGACCCTGACCATCTGCCACACCAAAACCAAGGACATCCCTGCCACCACCAGGGCCGCAGAAATCGTAGTCGTGGCCGCGGGCCGGATCAACCTCGTTACCGGAGACATGCTCTCACCCGGCCAGGTCGTCATTGACGCAGGGATCAACCCCAAGGAGGAGGGCGGTATTACCGGCGACGTGGAATTCGACAAGGCCGAACAAATCGTGGAC contains the following coding sequences:
- a CDS encoding bifunctional 5,10-methylenetetrahydrofolate dehydrogenase/5,10-methenyltetrahydrofolate cyclohydrolase, translated to MAAQLIKGMPIANKIREEIIAEVEKLKGKGINPKLAVLLVGDDEASVVYARSKEKVGDKLGIGVELTVKPADTSEEVVLGIIDEFNADESVHGILVELPLPKAISKERVMAHLDPKKDVDGVHPINRGYLLGGQEDLALIPATPLACVELMARSGVEIRGKRVTLVGRGDTVGRPLASLLIKRDATLTICHTKTKDIPATTRAAEIVVVAAGRINLVTGDMLSPGQVVIDAGINPKEEGGITGDVEFDKAEQIVDAITPVPGGVGSLTTTVIMNNLLKAIALQGEA